The following is a genomic window from Vitis vinifera cultivar Pinot Noir 40024 chromosome 6, ASM3070453v1.
CATCAGCCATATGCTTGATGGTCATTAGATACTCACTAACCGACATAGTGTCCATATTGGTTCTTGCAAGAGTGGTTTTCAAATTAAGAATCTGGCTTCTTGAAGCATTAGCATAGGTCTTTTTAAGACAAGACTAAGCTTTTGTAGAGGACTTAGTTCCTGTGACAAGAGGAACAATGTTGGGATCAACGGACCCGATGATTGTAAGGCTGAGGAGATTATCTTGTCTCATCCATAACTTGTAAGCCGGATTTGGTTCAGGTGATGATGTTGGTGTGGCTTGGATGGTGGCTAGAGGGCAAAGGAATGAACCATCCACGTAACCAACTGGATCATATCGATAAAGAAGAGAATCAAACTGGGCACACCATGAAGCATAATTGCCTCTGACAAGTTTTAATGGCAACTGTGCAACAACATTAATGGTTATCAAGGTGGTTTGATTTGAGATTGCATAAGTAACAAGAGTGGTGCTTTCTAGGTTGTTTGAGTTGGTTGCCATTTGGTTGGATTGGAAGGAAGAATTAAAGAGAAGGATTAAGTCTCGTTGGAGAGTTACTGCTCTGATACCTTAACaagatttgatgaaaattggaattgtttATTCATGTATGACTTGTATATAATAGATATAGATTACAAAGGAGTGGAAATGGTATTCTGCATTGATTGTTGaggaaatttaaataatttgtgcGTGAATTGTCCTAGATTTTAGTGTGTTTGTTTACTTAGTCATAGGAGTTTGTTTTTAACGTGGGATAATGTCTATTTTCATGTTGATTTCAGTTATGTATTAGCCTATTTACAAGCTGTTTGTTTATCAATAAAATGTGCAGAAAGCATATCCTTTGTTTACCATTGTTAAAGTGAAAAACATTGtgtttgttgtttgtttatatcagtggtatcagagcagggtTCTGGGGAGAGTAAAAGTGAAATTAATGGCTTCTGAAAGTTTTGTACAGCCCGCCATTCCACACTTTGATGGTCACTATAACCATTGGAGCATGCTCATGGAGAACTTCTTAAGGTCCAAAGAATATTGGATAGTTGTTGTTTCTAGAGTAGCAGAACCAACAGAAGGTGTTGTGCTGACAAATGCACAAAGGACAAAGTTTGAAGAACTGAAGTTAAAGGACCTTAAAGCAAAGAATTATCTTTTCCAAGCTATTGATCGTTCAATCTTGGAAACCATTCTTTGCAAGGACACAACCAAGCATATTTGGGATTCCATGAAGAAGAAATACCAAGGTACAACAAGAGCTAAGAGGCAGCAACTTTAAGCACTTCCTTCGGAGTTCGAAATGCTTCAAATGAAGTCAGGAGAATCAGTTACAGACTATTTTTCAAGAATGACGGCAATCGTTAACAAGATGCGGATCCATGGCGACAAGACAGAGAATGTTCTCATTGTTGAGAAGATTTTTCAATCATTAACACCaaactttaattttgttttctgtACTATAGAAGAAGCTAATGATGTTGGTTCTTTGTTGGTTCATGAGCAAAAATTTAACCAACGGGAAAAAGAAGAACAAGCATTGAAGGCCTTATCAAAAAATCATTCTACACCCAATAGAGCTGATAGAGGATGAGGAAGAGGCAAAGGTCGAGGTAGAGGAGACAGAAATAACAATGATCGTGGGAACCAACAACAACATCATCGTCATCAAGAGAGTCAATTTCAAGGAAGAGACAGAAGACGTGGAGGCCACCACTCAACAACTTATAGATCAAAGTCAAAAGACAAGTCCAATGTTGAATGTTACAGATGTCATAGGTACGGCCATTATAAATCAGAATGTCAAACTAATTTGAATAAACAAAGTGGAGATCAAACTAACTTtgcaaaaaaggaagaagaggtGTCTTTTTTTATGGTATGCCACGTGAATGAAGAAACTCAACAAAACATGTGGTATTTAGATACTAGTTGCAGCAACCACATGTGTGGAGAAAAGAAGGCATTCTCTGACTTGGATGAGTCATTTCACAACTCTGTTAAGTTTGGTGACAACTCTACAATTTTTGTTATGGGAAAAGGAAAGGTAACAATTCAAACCAAAGGAAATTCCACTCACACTATTGCCAATGTTTTTTTGTGCCAGATTTAAAGACCAATTTGCTTAGTGTGGGTcaattacaagaaaaaatatacgagatttttatcaaagatgGAGTATTTCAAATTCAAGATGCAAAGTTGGGCATAATTGCTCAAGTTAACATGACGGTGAATCGTACGTTCCCACTTTATCTCCACAACACCATTCATTTGTGCTTCTTagcaaaattaaaatatgaggCATGGCTATGGCATTTTCGCTATGGTCATCTGAATTTTGGCGGATTGAAAACACTACAACAAAAGAACATGGTGACGGGGCTTCCTCAAATTATAGcttcttctcaattttgtgaagaatgtgttGTTAGCAAACAACACTGTAATCAATTCCCACAAGTAAAATCTTGGAGAGCAAAAAAGGCGTTGGAGCTTGTTCATTCTGACATTTGTGGGCCAATAATACCAAATTCTAATGGAAGTAAAAGATATATAATTACCTTCATTGATGATTATAGTCGTAagatatgggtttattttttgCAAGAAAAATCTGAAGCCTTTGTAGCTTTTAAAAGCTATAAAGCACTTGTTGAGAAAGAAGTTGGCAACCCAATAAAATTTTTTCGCATGGATCGCGGTGGAGAATATAACTCACATGAATTTGCAAATTTTTGTGAGAACCATGGAATCAGGAGACAACTTACAGCAACTTATATACCCCAACAGAATGGTGTATGTGAGAGGAAGAACAGCACTATTATGAATATGGTGCGAAGCCTTTTGACAACAAGTGGCATTCCAAAAAGTTTCTGGCTTGAAGCAGTTAATTGGAGCATTCATATATTGAATAGAAGTCCCACACTTGTTGTTCAAAATATGACACCAAAAGAAGCATGGAGTGGAAGGAAACTTGTTGTAAATCATTTCCGAATTTTTGGGTGTATTGCCTATGCCTATATTCCAGATGAGAAGAGAAGGAAGCTAGATAACAAGggagaaaaatgcatttttcttggtGTTAGTGATAAGTTAAAAGCTTATAAACTATACAATCCTAGCAccatgaaaattgttttaagccGTGATGTggtatttgatgaaaaagaCACCTGGTCATGGAAACAAAATGGTGTTAAAGAAAATATTCCAGTagattttgatgatgatgagAAATGGCAGCAACCTATGGAGAATGAGCAAGAAGAGGAAGTCACTCAAAATGTTCCAATAGTTGATCAAAGCCCACTTGCAACTGAGTCACAAAGGCCTCAACGTGTTCGAAAAAGACCAGCATGGATGACTAATCATGAGGTAACTGGAGTTGATCAAGGTGAGGACCCACTTACATATTTTGCTATGTTTTCAGATTGTGATCTTATCATTTTTGAAACGGCTGTCAAAGAACCTAAATGGAGAAAGGCTATGGATGCTGAAATTGCAGCCATTGAAAGAAATGATACATGGGAGCTATGTGATCTTCCAAAAGGGCAGAAGACAATCGGTGTAAAGTGGGTTTACAAGACAAAGTTGAAGGAGAATGGTGAGGTTGACAAGCACAAGGCATGCTTGGTAGCTAAGGGTTACAAGCAGGAGTTTGGTGTTGATTATAAAGAAGTCTTTGCTTCGATTGCAAGGCATGATACAATCAAATTGGTGATTGCAATGGCAGCTCGAAACTCATGGCTTATCTTCTAGTTGGACGTGAAATTAGCATTCCTCCATGGAGATTTGAAAGAAGAGGTATTTATCGATCAACCTCTTGGTTATGCAAAACTTGGCAATGAGCATAAAGTGTATAAGTTAAAGAAAGCTCtatatggattaaaacaaaCTCCACGAGCTTGGTATAATCGTATAGAAACTTATTTTTTGAAGGAAGGATTTCAAAAATGTCCTTATGAACATACACTTTTTATAAAGATTGAAGATGGAGGAAAAATGCACATTGTTTGCTTATATGTAGATGATTTAATCTACACAGGAAATAATACggccatgtttgaaagttttaaGAAATCCATGATGGCTGAATTTGAGATGTCTGATCTTGGCATGATGCAttattttcttggcattgaAATGATGCAGTATTCTACTGGAATTTTGATTTCTCAAAAGAAATATGTGGGAGAAATCTTGGACAGGTTTCAGATGAAGGATTGTAATCCTGTAAATACTCCATCTGAGTTTGGTATGAAGCTAAACAAAGATAATGGAGGAAAGAAGGTTGATGACACTCTTTACAAACAAATAGTGGGGAGTTTAATGTATTTGACGATAACAATACCTGATATAATGCATGTTGTAAGTGTGATTAGCAGATACATGGAATATCCTACAGAGATTCACCTCTTGGCTGCAAAaagaatttttcggtacttgaaaGGTACTAAGGAGTTTGGGTTGTTCTACAAGAAtggagaaaaatcaaatttgtttGGTTTTACAGATAGTGATTATGCAGGAGATCTAGATGATCGAAAAAGCACATCTGGGTACGTTTTCATGATGGGGACTGGAGTTGTTTCATGGTCCTCAAAGAAACAACCTATTGTCACATTATCATCCACTGAAGCTGAATTTGTTGTTGCAATAGCTTGTGCTTGTCAAGCTATTTGGTTAAAGAAGATCCTTAAAGAGCTGCATTTCAAAGAGGAGAGACCTACTCAGATTTATTGTGACAACAGTTTGACAATAAAGCTTTCAAAAAATCCAGTTTTACATGGTCGAAGCAAACATATAGATGTGAAGTATCATTAATTGAGGAATCTCACGAATAATGGAGTCATTAATCTTATCTACTGCAAAAGTAAAGATCAGATCGCTGATATTctaaccaagtctctcaagttTCCTACATTTCAGAAGTTCAGGAAGCTACTTGGTGTTTGTActtcaaatatttgaatttgaggAATGGAGCTTCAAAGTTTATCTGTTATTAAACTGGATGTTATGTTTGGAACATCAGTTTAAGGAAGGGATTGTTGaggaaatttaaataatttgcaCGTGAGTTGTCCTAGTTTTTAGTGTGTTTGTTTACTTAGTCataaaagtttgtttttaaTGTGGGATAGTGCCTATTTTCATGTTGCTTTCAGTTATGTATTAGCCTATTTACAAGCTGTTTGTTTATCAATAAAATGTGCGGAAAGCATATCGTCTGCTTACCATTGTTAAAGTGAAAAATGTTGTGTTTGTTGTTTGCTTATATCACTAATCATGGGTGATTACGAGTTATGACTTTTAGCAAAATATATTCCAAAAATATACAAGGAATTACAATAAGTGAGGAGACAAATCTGCTTGTTGAATATCTGTTTACTGAATGTGTTAATTGGGAAGGTGCTGACaggaaggatttttttttttttttttttctttttaggaataTCTCAttggaaatgaaaatttaaaatatacatactCTATTAAGAATGGTGTCGTCGGCTATGCATATTTCATTGTAAatgatatattaaaatatgcatattttattttatcatatcatGTAAACTAAACGTAGGATAAAGTTAATATTTGCTTAGTATAGCATGTGATAGGATGAGATAATATATTGTCCTATATTTGATTGATGTATCATATCTCCTCatcaatcaaatatgagatagaataaatatattatattctcGATGCAtaagatataataattattagttGAGATATGAGAtataaatatctcataaatCATAAACTTATTTGTtagctattttctttttctttttttctcaattttctatATTACACATTTCGTAAAACAAaacttttgattaaaaaattaatttgtagttaaaaaagaatttaaaaaatatgtataaaatagaccataaaataatactattatatgtattatttaatataatatttaatacaaacgaattattttatatatttaacaacataatataatatttttaatttatgaattttaaaagtttaaataatgaatattattagtaaaaaataaaaatcaattattaaattagaaattataaaatgatttccaaataatagtaaacatatgaaaatttttatactATTTAATTGTAAATATTAGAATgaaatatagtttttattttaaggaaatattaaacattaaaaaaataatatgttttcaattttattttttttattttaaggcaTAATGTAACATATCTGAATATAATACCTTAAAATATTATGTCCATTCTAGAATATACATAGCATATCCTATATATCATATTCTATCATATCTATAGTCAATTAAACGTAATCTAAGGTGAActaagtaataataataagaaattcaactaattattgataatattaaaCACCTCCAATTAAGTAACCGTCACCTTAACCATTGCCCTAAGGTCAAATAAATTCTTATACACCCTATCTACTACCTTAAGAAAGAATTAAAGTGGAtgtttggtaaaccaatttaataatttaaagtgatttaacaacttaatttaagtcattaagtaaattaaatatgtttgataaaataattatgatttcaaataaaaaacaactttaagtaataagtaaaaataattaatttatttttaagttcatatcttcattttatttttttatactcatttgccttaattattttcacaattTCTTTTACCACTCCACAACTTccattattatttgatttgtcataattataatttatgataataaatatatcaatttgatgatttagaataaatttgaagttaactttatcaaacaaccttaatacttaaagtaagaattaagtaataagttttaagtcaataacttaaatatattttaacttaaaatcaacttaattcattaagtaataaatattaacttttatcAATGAAtcccataaaattaaatttaaattattaaataataagaattcaattttatcaaatgtcttttctaaatgtgatttttttttgttacaattGTTCGATTCAACTAATTCAAAAATCACTTCTCAAGAATTTGATGTGGGTTTCTTGGACAACATTGAGCATTGGCTCAGGTTTGAAACCTCTTCATCATGAGAGCAATTGGCAGTGACGTTGAATTTTTATACgacaaagaaattgaaatctAATTGGACGTATGGGCTGGTGCTCATTATTTCATTGGAAGACAGGCCTTACCCAAACTATGTTAGGGTCTTCTATGGAAACATTAAATTTTCCATTGACGCAGTCTCCTAAAGAGATTTGGAATTATTCAAACCAGAGAcgcttttatttattatttatttaatttttttaatataaaggattacctttttattattaagtatttattttattttatttttttaaaattcataaattgtTCTTGAAGTAGAAAAACGTTCCATGacgattatgtttggtttgaaggaaaacatgataaaaagaaaataaagaaaaaataggagggaaaaagcaaaaataaaatcttaatatgttttttataaaaaaaaaaatattgcatataatatttcttatattataaatatcattatgatattaaattttattataaaacctTTTTACCTATATGACCCATTTAatctatataaatttattaattatatatatatatatattttaaaactattaaaattttaattttctttaattataaatatcatacatttaaaaaaattaaacaattaaccaagtaaaattttatatatttcattataaaaattaaaaatgttttataattaaaacattaaataaaatgataaacaagagtaaagttaaaattttaatttactttttatgcTTATATtacataattcaaaatccaaCCATAatgtcttttaataaaatttttctatatatctatgttaaaatttaaataataatatttcaagataataaaaaaattatatattgtaAAAGTCTGAGTTGTTTGAAACCTTTGCTTGAGCCAATTAGTATTAATGTTAACTTACCAAAAATTTAGATTGGGTTCATGTTGGGCTAAATCAACCTACCCAAGTTGCACCGCTTAATTGCTAACTTTATTAAATTGTTCATAATtgaattgaataaattttcattatttcttaCCTTAATATGATATGACTTATTATCACCCTTGCATAATATTCTCTTTGagataattaaataattctCTTTGACCCGTGAACGTAAATATGATTGGTTGAACTATATTAAAATCTtatgttttagtattttatgTGTGGGTTATTTTATCTTTACGTTCTTACACTAATATATTAACATTAAAGCTTTCGATTGCACAACATCCAAGTCATCCATCATATGATGATCTATATTTGCATAACAAAGGGAGGCCAAAGAGATGATATGAGCTACCTGGAAGCCCTCCTCATTGACTGCATTATGAGGTAATGGAGAGTGGGCTTGGTGTATTATCATCACAGGGCAGACGATTAGTGTGGGAGTGAAGGGACTGCTGGTTTACCGTATGCTCAGCCATTCTAGACTCACACAAGGATGGGATATTCTCAGACGGAAGCAGGTAAATGGATGCTCAATAGGATGAGGAGGCAGAAGTCTAGAAGAAGAGCACGAGCAGGAGCAAGATTTTGATCATTATGGAGATTGGAAAGGGATGGCAACTCTTGTTTAATTGTCTACTAGTTTCTGCATAATTACCCTTAAAATTCAAGTCACAGGAAGCAGAAGCTGATATTGATACAAGTCCTTCACCAATGGCAACTGCTGGAACCATACCCCAAACAAATGGAGAGAACAATACTCTCAGAAAGCCATTTACCTGTTTGCATAGAGTAGCTAGGTCTACCTCTAGCCTAGCTTAAGATTGGAATCGGATTTTTTTCTTAGATGATCTTACTAGGCAGATATTCATCAGCATCTTAACATCCCTGGAGTGGAAACAAATTCAGCCtagggaagaaaagaaaagaccaGATAGCTGTTTCAACAGGCAATCATGTTATCAGCAACAGAAAAGAAAGGAACTGAAACATATAAACTTAGGAGCTATAGGATGTCCAGCCTCTATCTATCAACAGGCATCTTCATGGGGTGGGCAGAACTTCCCCAAACCTTTCCTAATAGGACATCCCTTGGCACCGATTCTTGCTGTTATGGGTCAAAGAATACATTTAACACTCGCTACTAATTACATTAAGACTACAAGAGCAAGTCAAGGTCGCGAATCGAAGCAgcatcaaacattaaaaaatgatgCCATAGCGTATATTTCTAAGGGCTGCAGAGA
Proteins encoded in this region:
- the LOC132253891 gene encoding secreted RxLR effector protein 161-like codes for the protein MFESFKKSMMAEFEMSDLGMMHYFLGIEMMQYSTGILISQKKYVGEILDRFQMKDCNPVNTPSEFGMKLNKDNGGKKVDDTLYKQIVGSLMYLTITIPDIMHVVSVISRYMEYPTEIHLLAAKRIFRYLKGTKEFGLFYKNGEKSNLFGFTDSDYAGDLDDRKSTSGYVFMMGTGVVSWSSKKQPIVTLSSTEAEFVVAIACACQAIWLKKILKELHFKEERPTQIYCDNSLTIKLSKNPVLHGRSKHIDVKYH